The Terriglobales bacterium DNA window GCTCCTGAGTGGCGTGTAAATCACACTGCTGTCTTCTATGCACTGAGCATCCAACAGATGTCGACTCCCCTGGGACGTTTTCTCTTACACCTCCCGAAAATCCTCCCATGGCTCACGCGCGAAACCTTAATTCACGAGAGCGCTATTCCGGTATTCACCCTTCTCCCGATCTTTGCTGGTCCTGCACGCTTGCTGGCTGCGGTTCTCATTCTCACCTTGCATACTGCGTTGGGCTTGTCGATCCGTCTTGGCCACTTTCCTTACGTAGCCGGCATCGCAGCACTACCGCTGCTGCCGACCTGGTTTTGGAACCGGTCGCTTATCCGAAAGACTTTGCCGTGGGCGTGCGATGACGCCAGGCACGGATCTGGAGTACTTGTTTTTTACGATGGCCATTGTTCGTTCTGCTCCAAATCCGTCCGGGTGTTACGAAGCTTTCTGTTCATTCAGGGAGTAACACTTGTACCTGCCGAAGAGTTTCCCGTGACGGAACTCGAGATGCAGCAGCAAAGGAGCTGGATCGTAGTCGGGTCCAACCAGCAGCGTTGGTACAAGTGGCAAGGCTTGGTGGAACTCGTAGCGCTTTCGCCTTTATTTGCATCGCTGGCTCCAGTCTTGCGTTTCTCCCCGATTGCCGCGCTTGGAAACCGTCTTTACGAATCGGTTGAGCGAAACAGAACGAGATTAAGCGGGCTTACTGACTGGATTAAACCTCGCCGCCTCGAGCTAAGGCCGTCTATTGCGTCGACAGTGATGGGAGCGTTGTTCATCGTATATGTGTCATTCTGGAATTTATCGTCTATTTTGCCGACGCCGTTTCAGCCGGGCGGCGACACGATAGGTCTGATCCTTGCCATTGATCAGCGCTGGGATATGTTTGCCCCCAATCCGCTCACCTACGATGGTTGGTACGTGGTAGAGGGAAAGTTGCGCGATGGAACTCACGTGAACGTTTTACATCCGGAGAGCCCAGTTAGCTATGAGAAGCCCGCGAGTATTGCGGATCAATACAAAGATGAGCGCTGGCGAAAATACCTGATGAACCTTTCACTTGGTCAGTATGGAAATTACCGGCTTTACTACGGTCAGTATCTATGTCGTTCCTGGAACACTGGTCGATGGCCGAAGGACTCAGGTGCACTGTCCAGCTTCGATATTTACTTCATGGGACGCCAGAACTCCCTTACCGATCCCAACAGGCCTTACTCCAAAGACCTGCTCTGGCATCATGAATGTTTTAAATGAGCCCAATTACGGATTGTGCGCGCTTACGCTTTTGGCGGAATCTCAGTTTGCGAGTGGTAGTGGAAGTAGCCGATGCCTACGCGCATATGCCGCTGGATGTCGTTGGGAACGGTGACCGCGATCGTAAGTCCGAGGATCGCGTGCGCCACGCCGAGGCAGTAAATGTTGCGCTGACGACGAAAGATCTCGCAGGCAGCCCACCCTGCGAAGAAGCAGACGCTCATCAGTACCGGATTGGGAATGTGCACCAGCGTAAACAGGACCGTGCTTGCAATGGCTACTAACCGGCTCGGAAGCAGTTGCTCCAGACGCAGAAAAAAGTAGGATTGAAGAATAAATTGCTGAACCATCGCCCAGATGAAGTAAGCGAAGGAGTGCGTCGCTATTCCGATCACGCCGAATAGCGGGTGCAGAGTTCCTAGATGCTGTGCGATGACAACCGCGATCCCGGAGATCGCGATGGCTGCTGGAATCACCCACAGAGTAGAGCGCAGGCCGTGCAGCCCGAGCCCGAGATCGCGCAATCGCGGACGGTGAGCGATAGTGCTGACGAAGATAAATGAGGCCGAAATCCAGAAGAGCCCCGACTGAGTTCTGCCGTGGGCCCAGGTAGTCGCTTCGATTAGCCCCCAGGCGGCAAACACCTCCAACACGGAAACCCATCGAGCCAATGGTCTCGATTGCACTTGCGACGGCAGTGGCAATATGGCTTCGGACATCGGTAAGCTCCATTGGAAGTTGAGCCGGAGGCAAAATCAAGTCATCTAAAGTAATGATGTTCATGCGCAAAATTGTTGCAGCAGCTTGTTTTCTCATCCTCTCGATTGCCGCGTCCTCAGCGACGACGGCAACTCTTTTCAAGGATCCGCAATTTAAGGTGAAGGTAGTGCGCAACCTTCAGTTCGGCAGCGGTGAAGTGCGCACGCCGAAACTCACGAAACGGGCACTCTTTCTTGATTTGTACGAGCCGGATACGGCGGCAACTGGCTGGAAGCGTCCGATAATGATCGCTATCCATGGTGGCGGGTTCCTTTTCGGCGATAAGAGCGAGATGACGAGTCTCTGCCGTGAGTTCGCGGCGAGGGGATATGTCTGCGCCTCGATCAACTATCGTCTCGTTCCAGACGACCCGCCGGGCGACGCCAAAGACGAGTACACTCGCGCAGTGATGGCGGCAGTCGCAGACGCAGATCACGCAACCCGCTGGATCGAGGCGAACGCAGTCAAGTTCCATGCGGACACAACCCGCATGTTCATTGGCGGATCGTCAGCGGGAGCCGTAACTTCCATGCTGCTCGCCTACAATCCCGGTTTCAAACCGCCGCACTTTCGTGCGGTCGCCGACATGTGGGGCACGATGGGACCGAGAGTGAACTGGATCCGTAAAGGCGGACCGCCGCTCATCATCATTCATGGCAAGGAAGACGAAACGATCACTGTGAGCGCGGCGGAACAGATCGACGCGCGCGCCAAGGCGATTGGCCTGCCACACGAGACTTTTCTGATTGACGGCATGGGGCACAGTCTTCCGCTCAACCTTGAGGTCAATGGCAAGACGCTGCTGCAGGATTTGATCGACTTTTTCTACAAGCAGATCGCGCCGGAGCGTCACGCGGGCTTGCGGCAAGTGAAAAAGCAGTAGAGACGCGGCATGCAGCGTCTGGGCCTGGGCAGTCGGAGCCTTTGACATCACCATCAGAGACGGGGCATGCCCCGTCTCTACTCCGTCAGCGGGAAGGGTTCGCTAAGTCTTCTCAGATTCCCAGACCGTATTTGTCCTTCAAGAGCCTACGATGATGCAGCTCATGGCCGGCGATGATGTAAGCCAGTGCTCGCACACTGATTTCCAATTTA harbors:
- a CDS encoding DCC1-like thiol-disulfide oxidoreductase family protein, which encodes MTVLERRLATGKPPVEIPKAPRLNPLRLLTKPIVRLASYLRGAYSLDLRSLALFRVGLAVVLIGDLIARARDLTVFYTDSGILPRAALLENFALPERFSIHLMSGQFVFQAALFVIAGLFALMLLFGIRTRLASFVSWFMLISLQMRNPVILQGGDVYLRLLAFIAIFLPLGAMYSVDAALDTTPEEQRLARTPVYFSTFGLAMMAQIALLYIFAVTLKTAPEWRVNHTAVFYALSIQQMSTPLGRFLLHLPKILPWLTRETLIHESAIPVFTLLPIFAGPARLLAAVLILTLHTALGLSIRLGHFPYVAGIAALPLLPTWFWNRSLIRKTLPWACDDARHGSGVLVFYDGHCSFCSKSVRVLRSFLFIQGVTLVPAEEFPVTELEMQQQRSWIVVGSNQQRWYKWQGLVELVALSPLFASLAPVLRFSPIAALGNRLYESVERNRTRLSGLTDWIKPRRLELRPSIASTVMGALFIVYVSFWNLSSILPTPFQPGGDTIGLILAIDQRWDMFAPNPLTYDGWYVVEGKLRDGTHVNVLHPESPVSYEKPASIADQYKDERWRKYLMNLSLGQYGNYRLYYGQYLCRSWNTGRWPKDSGALSSFDIYFMGRQNSLTDPNRPYSKDLLWHHECFK
- a CDS encoding CPBP family intramembrane glutamic endopeptidase, with product MSEAILPLPSQVQSRPLARWVSVLEVFAAWGLIEATTWAHGRTQSGLFWISASFIFVSTIAHRPRLRDLGLGLHGLRSTLWVIPAAIAISGIAVVIAQHLGTLHPLFGVIGIATHSFAYFIWAMVQQFILQSYFFLRLEQLLPSRLVAIASTVLFTLVHIPNPVLMSVCFFAGWAACEIFRRQRNIYCLGVAHAILGLTIAVTVPNDIQRHMRVGIGYFHYHSQTEIPPKA
- a CDS encoding alpha/beta hydrolase, whose translation is MRKIVAAACFLILSIAASSATTATLFKDPQFKVKVVRNLQFGSGEVRTPKLTKRALFLDLYEPDTAATGWKRPIMIAIHGGGFLFGDKSEMTSLCREFAARGYVCASINYRLVPDDPPGDAKDEYTRAVMAAVADADHATRWIEANAVKFHADTTRMFIGGSSAGAVTSMLLAYNPGFKPPHFRAVADMWGTMGPRVNWIRKGGPPLIIIHGKEDETITVSAAEQIDARAKAIGLPHETFLIDGMGHSLPLNLEVNGKTLLQDLIDFFYKQIAPERHAGLRQVKKQ